The following are from one region of the candidate division WOR-3 bacterium genome:
- the selA gene encoding L-seryl-tRNA(Sec) selenium transferase produces the protein MNEEVLRKIPAISSLLDEEEIKKLMEIYPKELVRYFLKEEINRIREEIINNKREEIDKKEIFENVKRAVSPSLKRVINGLGVILHTGLGRAPYSKNIKETVSQFLEGFCNLEINEEDGRRGSRMRHIEKLLIALTGAEAGIVCNNNAGATFLILKVLAEGKEVIVSRGELIEIGGAFRLPDVMRSAGVILREVGTTNRTHLRDYEQAINENTGLILKVHKSNYRIIGFTKEVPIEELVKLGKRYKIPVVDDLGSGALIDFSKYGLPKEPVVRESIEKGADLVCFSGDKLIGGPQCGVIVGKKEYVKKLASHPVMRILRVDKTRLAILENTLRLFFDEEKLLAEHEVIKMILKKEEEIKKMAKKVLNALKDRKEKYQLAILPGECEIGGGSLPGVKLKTYLLRIKHQNVEDLARRLRKNEIPIYGRIEKNSLLLDFRTIREEEIKLLIKGLKEVLN, from the coding sequence ATGAATGAAGAAGTATTAAGAAAAATTCCTGCGATCAGTAGTTTGTTAGATGAAGAAGAGATAAAAAAATTGATGGAAATTTATCCCAAAGAACTTGTGCGATATTTTTTAAAAGAAGAAATTAATCGGATTAGAGAAGAGATAATTAATAACAAAAGAGAAGAGATAGATAAAAAAGAGATTTTTGAAAATGTGAAAAGGGCGGTTTCACCAAGTTTAAAAAGAGTTATTAATGGTTTAGGGGTAATTCTTCACACCGGTCTGGGGCGAGCACCTTATAGTAAAAATATAAAAGAAACGGTTTCGCAATTTTTAGAGGGATTTTGTAATTTAGAAATAAACGAAGAAGATGGTCGCAGAGGTAGTCGGATGCGCCACATTGAGAAACTTCTCATTGCTTTAACAGGTGCGGAAGCCGGTATCGTCTGCAATAATAATGCCGGAGCAACCTTTTTAATACTGAAAGTTTTGGCCGAAGGAAAGGAGGTGATTGTTTCTCGTGGCGAACTTATTGAAATTGGCGGTGCTTTTCGTTTACCTGATGTGATGAGGTCAGCGGGGGTTATTCTTCGCGAAGTGGGAACAACCAACCGAACCCATTTGCGAGATTATGAACAAGCGATTAACGAAAACACGGGTTTGATTTTAAAAGTACATAAAAGCAATTATCGAATTATTGGTTTTACGAAAGAGGTACCAATTGAAGAATTAGTAAAACTAGGAAAGAGATACAAAATTCCGGTAGTGGATGATTTAGGAAGTGGTGCCTTAATTGATTTTTCTAAATATGGGCTTCCTAAAGAACCGGTCGTGAGAGAAAGTATTGAAAAAGGTGCTGATTTGGTTTGTTTTTCTGGCGATAAGTTGATTGGTGGTCCTCAATGCGGAGTAATTGTTGGTAAAAAAGAATATGTTAAAAAACTTGCTTCTCATCCAGTAATGAGGATTTTAAGAGTGGATAAAACAAGATTGGCTATTTTAGAAAATACTTTGAGACTTTTCTTTGATGAAGAAAAATTATTAGCGGAACACGAAGTAATAAAAATGATTCTCAAAAAAGAAGAGGAGATAAAAAAGATGGCCAAAAAGGTATTAAACGCTTTAAAAGATAGAAAAGAGAAATATCAGTTGGCTATCTTACCAGGAGAATGTGAGATTGGTGGCGGTTCTTTACCCGGAGTTAAACTAAAAACTTATCTTTTAAGAATTAAACATCAAAATGTTGAAGATCTAGCAAGAAGATTAAGAAAAAATGAAATACCGATTTATGGTCGAATAGAAAAAAATAGTCTTTTATTAGATTTTCGAACAATAAGGGAAGAAGAGATAAAATTATTAATAAAAGGTTTAAAAGAAGTATTAAATTAA
- a CDS encoding protein arginine kinase, with protein MRFNKILLPGFLREIGKEGDVCISSRIRFARNLENHLFLLKASPKEQEEVIEEIKEVVDKLGGFEFYPEKEFTELFLNFLLERHLISPDFVLSKNRRGLFVDKEEKVSIMINEEDHLRLQIIEAGFCLDEIFVKINELDDRLEKELPYAFSEKFGFLTACPTNLGTGMRASVMLHLPGLLLTNEIEKAIKAARSIGFLVRGIYGEGTKTIGSYFQISNQFTIGMKEEEIIESTKNLVTEIINYERKARDYLLKNLKKEIEDRVWRAYGILTNARLLSSEEAINLLSTLRLGVCLEIIDKVSLLTINILTLLVKRANLMFYLRKKDLTEEERDYERALLVKKFLKRKNE; from the coding sequence ATGAGATTTAATAAAATTTTACTCCCTGGTTTCTTAAGAGAGATCGGCAAAGAGGGCGATGTTTGTATCTCTTCGCGGATAAGGTTTGCTCGCAATTTAGAAAACCATCTTTTTCTTTTAAAAGCGAGTCCCAAAGAACAAGAAGAAGTGATTGAAGAGATAAAAGAAGTTGTTGATAAATTAGGAGGGTTTGAGTTTTATCCCGAGAAGGAATTTACTGAATTATTTTTAAATTTTCTTTTGGAACGGCATTTGATTTCGCCTGATTTTGTGTTAAGTAAAAATCGACGGGGATTGTTTGTCGACAAAGAAGAAAAAGTTAGTATTATGATAAACGAAGAAGATCATTTACGATTACAGATTATTGAAGCCGGTTTTTGTTTGGACGAAATCTTTGTTAAAATAAACGAATTGGATGATCGGTTAGAAAAAGAATTACCTTACGCCTTTTCGGAAAAGTTTGGCTTCTTAACGGCTTGTCCAACAAATTTGGGAACAGGGATGCGCGCGAGTGTTATGCTTCATTTACCAGGTCTACTTTTAACTAACGAAATTGAGAAGGCAATAAAAGCTGCCCGGAGTATCGGTTTTTTAGTAAGAGGGATTTATGGCGAAGGGACGAAGACTATTGGTAGTTATTTTCAAATAAGTAACCAATTTACCATTGGGATGAAAGAAGAAGAAATTATTGAAAGCACCAAAAATTTGGTAACGGAAATTATTAATTATGAAAGAAAGGCAAGAGATTATCTTTTAAAGAATTTAAAAAAGGAGATTGAAGATCGGGTTTGGCGGGCTTACGGAATACTTACTAATGCGCGACTTTTAAGTTCGGAAGAAGCGATTAATCTCTTATCGACATTGCGATTGGGCGTTTGCTTAGAAATAATTGATAAAGTCTCTTTATTAACAATAAACATTCTCACTCTTCTTGTTAAACGGGCTAATCTAATGTTTTATTTAAGAAAAAAAGACCTTACTGAAGAAGAAAGAGATTATGAAAGAGCCTTGTTGGTAAAAAAATTTTTAAAGAGAAAAAATGAATGA